GATGAGCAAAAGGGcactctcctttctttcttttgtgaaATTGAGCACGAGCTTTTCTCGACAGGTTTGAATCGGATGAGACGACAGACGTAGCCTCGTGTTCCCATGGTTACGAACTCGTACAAAGGAGAAACGTGGAAGTCCCGTCCTATCCTTTCTACTACCTCAGTTTTCCTGCAGGTTTAAACCCGTAAACTgtgtttgaattttgaaaacaaaaagaaagttGTGTTTTCTGCCACGGATATAGTACTGACGCAAGCGGCGTGGTGATTGGTGCAATCATGGAGCAAACTGATGGACCGGCACCATCATCAGGTACAGGGattgattgattttttttttccctgTCCAATTTTGTTTGCTCCGTGACGGACGGACCGCATGGAACCGGCGGCGGGCCCACGCGTAGCCCACGGACGGGACACGGCCGGCAATCCGACCCAGCCCCCCGCGGGACGGGCAGGCGCCCGCCCCGCCATCCCGCGCGGTCGCCGCCCCTGTCGGCTCGGCCCCATCCCGCCGCGCGCGACCCAGACCTGGCCCATGGCCCGCGGTCCGCGTCCGGTCCGCGTCACCGGCCATCACGGCCCAGGTAATGTGAGGCCGGAGCTGACGAGTGGCGAATTCGGCGGCGTGCGGGGATGACGCGGCGCTGCCAGCAGAGGCGTGGCgtccgccggcgcggccggccggtacGCGTGCAGGCGGGCATGTAGccgacacggcggcgcgcgagcgGGGATGTCTGCCCGCAGGCGCCATGCGCGCCGCGCATGGCCCCGGCACGGCACGCCGCGAGGCGTACGTGGACGTACGCCGGAAACCCCCCAGCCGCCGGCCGGCTGGCCCGGCTGGCGCGGCGGCCTTGCTTGCATGCGCCCGCGCGGTGAGGCGACGGCCCAACGGCCCCCAACTGactgcgcggcgcgcgcgcccgTCCGGGCCGATATGAACCGGCCGTGatgggcggcggcacggccgcgCCGAACTGATGAGGCGAGACGGCCTTCTGATTTGACGtgaaacggcggcggcgcgacacgCGGTGGGGTGACCGGCGcggcgccccggccggcctTGGCGCGGCGCGTCCTCACGGCACGGGTGGCGGGTGGGATCGTGCAGCACGAGCTCCGTGCACATACGGCGACGGTCGAGGCCACGTAGTACTGCACCAGCTGCTCGGGTGGGGATCGGTGTGCGTGGACACGACGAGCTACCGGTCGGCCCACTCCGCGGTGTCGGGAGACGGGTACCGCCACGCCGCTACGCTTTCGTCTCGTGTGGCACATCGTCGCATCCCCGTGCATGTCCCGTCACGTCAGCTTTTTAATTCtgattaaaaaaaactaatgagTTGAACGATTGACAAGCTCAAAAATGATTCGTTACTGCTACCTGGCTGGCCTAACAACTGAGCATGGGAACGGAACTTGCCTAGCAACAATAGTGGAAGTGGAACAAGGACGGAACGAGCCCCGatcaaaaggggaaaaaaaacgTCAAGAAGAATGGAAAAGGAGATACATGGGCCTAACGGGCTAACCGATCTCTtccgtctctctctctcgggtCGATTGGGCCTCAAGCGACGACGGAGAAATCAGAATATGTTGAAACTGGGCTGGTTTGTTAATGGGCCACGGAGATAAATTCTcgtgagtttttttttatttttgatcaTTTAAGACGCGGGCTTAGATCCTACTTGGGgcggttttattatttttatatttttatattttcgttttttacaaaaatatattttcgtgttcgaaatttacatgaatataccccggtcgccctgctgccgggcggccggggcttATCTGCAAAAAAACTCGACAAAAAATTGCGCCGAGGTCCCTGGAgaaccggccgcccggcagcggggtggCCAGCcctccaggccgcccggcaACGGGGCGGcgggccctggccgcccgcctgcggggcgaccggccccccaaCCCTATATAAGCTATTGGCTGCCCCTCACCTCCTCATTTGTctcactaaaaatccagaaaaaaaagaaaagagagggagggagggagaggagaggtgagggagaggcaaagcggcgaagccctgccggattttcaagCCAGCGACtgtaggtaactaaaattttctatattttataaatagattatgttgtaattacttttttgaaacaatagattagcaatcagttcaattattgataggagtgattagtggtacatttaggtgtagttatttatagtgattagcgttgatatagtacatttagtgttagatttagtattagaaaatactagaaaattgttagagaagtattagaaaatcaaaaaaattgcaagataatattataaaattgtagaaaatgttagaaattgtagaaaattatagaaaatgttagaaaattgtagagaatgttagaaaattgtagaaaattatagaaactattttgttgaaatagtagattagcaatcagtttaattattattaggactgattagtggtacatttaggtgcagttacttgtagtgattagcgttgatatagtacattagcaatctaattaattaatcttaaaaattgcaagataatattagaaaatattagaaatttttataaatcgttagaaaatcttagaaattatttaggaaatataaggaactattagaaatatttagatgtgtgtgattgtattgtattATTTTGATCTTAAGTGGTAGTTATGACCGGGGTTACTCCTGCGTTGCTTgacccaacaatagactcgggtcaccggtccttccttgcgaaggttcagcaccaagaactaaacgtgctgtgtccacgtccacctgcagagtaggttgctgtagacccacgatgggtgcccaggtgatatgtcgtctattttctatttttatccgttatacatttcgttatataatgtattaacatttgtgcactgtatgatgcaggctgagcgaggcaggtcttctcactgtgtctcgtcttgctgagagtgctttggtgaagctagacaggtctctactttcagctctcgttgacagatggagacctgagacacacacgttccacttcccttgtggggagatggcaccgaccctgcaggacgttgcgatgtTGCTTGGTCTTTCTATCACCGGAGACGCTGTCGGGCCCCGTGTGGTACCTTCTACGTGGCTGGAGGATCTTGAAGAACgttttgcaggtgttgccaccacgattgatcctgaagatttcaatgagcgcccacagtcgaaaggcccttccaagtcatggctcctatagtttcaggtacaatttcatacaaaacgatgtgttgatgtattttatggCTTTAAATAcctcatgtgtttcttattctcaatgttcgtacttcattgcagccggatctgttggcagtcgatgctgatgagtacagcgtgactagatcactcgaggcatacctgttgtggttgtttgggtacatcatgttcaacaactcacatgaccactgtgtggatagggtgcttctgcCATACGCATAGGAGAtcgccgatgcagatgaggatgtcatacccttatatagttggggttcagcggttcttgcatgcacatatcgtggactctgcaaggcatcacggcagaatgataggaatgctgtcctaacggggtgcccaattctgctacagctttggtcttacgagaggattgctatcggtcgtcccatgattgaccagtcaccgtacacgccggatatgtacggtgacacggaggacgacagacccaccatggggactctctggtactctcgacaggtatggacccgataaaaatttatattctatacatactatggtcatacattgttccctcaatacatttcttatggacacataatttttatttttgcagaaaacatgggcacatgTACAGACCCGGCACCCAGGAGGACATGAAGGAGCTtcttcctatccaccaccaccaccacctggaACATATGGTACGTAGTATAATTTGTACGGAATTGCATTCACCTATTGAATGTTgcttaaaattatttttttgagaTCTGTAGGGTGGTCTGAAGACAACGACGCGGCCTCCTTGGACGATTCTATACGGTTGTTTGCTACACCTGCCCAGGATGATGATCCCAGCTTGCATACACCTGTGGCTATGTTACGCCGTCCTACTAGAGACGTGAGGCCACCGGAACGTCATAGCTAACCTACAGATCACGTACGCGCACAACGTAAGAGAGGTCGGAATGGTAGGGGTGGTTAGTTGTTGGCACTTGTTTCTCTATTGTTATTATGGACTGTTTCGACTGTTCGGATTATggttgtttatgattgtggtagtttacttgtcatttgtttctatagatattattgatgtaaacttgttatgtttgtgggttccataatgctcgtgaaataagggaagttcttgcgaattttttccgtgatttaatgaaggtcAAGTTAGGTGCgagaggagttagcggccgagatcccgccgacgatgatgacgactatcgcatacagagtaaacttcgtgacacgctcgtatagctcaaaatagggaccatagtgtatctagctgcgagtacgagatcacaggttgccactgctcagcacggcggtCACGTGTTTCCTatatgtcgcattgtttgcccagacaaacgtgacaaaaaacgacagcccaatagcagcgccctttcaccatttcaaaaagatgtgacaacacggcagcCACACCAGCTCActttcaaagcagtctctcggacgaggacgacggaactgtcattctacagcgaaggtctgtggtgtgtagtggggaaggcggcatccaggcacgatcgaccgagcgTCAGCGATgtagtgctgtgagtctgcatgcacttagatgctctgcatgcacagagatgcatcgagtagtcagttcgagaattgaatactcttcactgtgttgtcatgtaggctttttcaggtgcatttacactccacactccgggtagcagacctttgtgcgcctataaatactccgaagtttgtgaactcccagcagcactcaaacatcaaagctcattgtatacccaatgtctggatgtgggtctagcgggaagaattactatggttttgggaaaggaaaaggggaagaaagggagaccccataatatgggaggggcctcttggacctgattactttccggaaccagtgtttgagtttccgccacagcacaagagtgaatttaccaatgaaactcctcttcgacaatacgataatcgtagagaaccgtggccaaaatgcagacatggtgaggactgcttagtgcagatgtacACAGACGAGAtagatggcggtcggcgtttcttcaaatgcccacacgcatgggtaatactcgattgtattatttctttatcttcattgagacaccttacatgaaatttattttgtagtcttcagatgctccagaaaactgtggttttaccaggtgggtcgatcctgcaccaattgattcagttcaggagttcatcgagtacctccagataaagatctttgatctggaatgtaaggTGAACCATTGCGAGGAAGGGAgtgagggtaacaaagacgacgaagatgatgataacaacaatgctgccgcttcacaggatgaaccatacACTATTACTTACTGCAACtacccttgtcacaagaagaagggccctgcccctccggcaccaccgcctgcaccacctgcaatgggtggatactgcggagaaggctcaacgcagtttgctatgtgggggtacggctactaggactacctagtgctagtgacatgctgcatcgttgtgtttgttgtgtttttttaaattacataaggcatgttagcttagttcagaatctgtttaccgtagttgcaactggttctgccatgccactgtaTGTCTGATGTGTGTTTTATTAACGTtatattatgatgtaattcctatggtttaAATTGTGTAatgtagtttttagttcttaattcttaccgttatatttgttgtgtggttcacagtattctagtctcctgaaaaggtctgaaaatattaaaggcaaattcgaagattcactagattacttgtgcgtgcgtggcacctcggcgccgtgatctgtgGCGACAAGACGTGTTATCGCGGCGCCACATATTACGGCCACagggtctatttctgcaaaaaagTTATAAAAAAAGACACATGTGAAATTATTTCGCCAAAAgggctaaattgcaaaaattacggccggcgccccgcagccgggcggccagggccggccgccccgctgccgggcgaccgccCCCCAGGGACCTGCGCGTAATTTTctccttgaaatttttttcacaaatgcCCCTGCCGGGCGGGCAGATCCCGACCGCCCCGCGgccgggtatattcctgtaaattttcaaatcgaaaatatatttttgtaaaaaacaaaaacaaaaataaaaaaacccgcCTACTTGGGCATTGTTACGGACCAGCCCAACCTCGAAGACAAACGCGCTTTCAATTTAGTTTCATACTTATTTCCATTCAAGTATTTTGGGCTGGGCTTGCATATCCAAATTCGAGTGAACACCTCAATGTTTCGATGGCAAGCAAATTAGCTCTTGTTTGTTCGACGAGCCTAGCTATATCCTCcgcatttttttgaatttatttcagAATTTTCTGACATTATGCTTTAAGTGGTAAGCGACGTTTTCATCGACAATGAAGTGCCAATGGTGACTTCGGGAATCTCCAAAGCTGCCGGCCCAGTCCTTCGGATCTGCTTATAGGAGTAGGGTTTGCGTACATGTGTTCATAagagtgagtgtgcgtgcgtgttgtgAGCGTCTGCGTTGCACTGTGttctaaaaaaaactatatCCCACACAACTGAGCATTAGGAACGCCAATTGAAAACAAtgatattttttctttcttgaaACGTAGTACAGACCACGCTTTGTATGCTGTACATTATCAATACCTTAGGAAAAACTGGAATATATTGATAGAAATTGAGATTGACAAAACTGGTCCTCCGCTGTGAAAACAATATATCGTAACCCCAAAATTCGAGTATTTATGATTATACACTAATATAAGTTGAAAAGTAATCCGGACGAGTAAATTCAACCTCAGCAAACCTAACTAAATGAGCTCTTAAGTGGGAGTTGGAAGTCATAGCTCTTGACAACCCTTTCTTTTTTAGGTTGTGCTTAGTtcgcaaaaaaatttgaattttgatactgtatcacatttcattgttatttgacaattagtgtctaattatgtactaattagacttaaaatatTCATCTCGTAAGAAACAGTTATACTCTATAATTAGTTAtgtttttcaactgcatttaatgctccatacatgtgtccgaagattcaatTTGATAAATACTCtaggaaaatttttggaaactaaacatggttaaggccttgtttagttttttagatgtaaaatttttgaagcaTAAGGACACACATTTGAACTATTAAACGTAGACtaataacaaaataaattacatattTCAATTTATTAAGTCTAAGTAATCTATCATTAAcaaatgtttactgtagcaccacaCTGTTAAATTATGAtgcaattaggctcaaaagattcgtctcgcaatcaCTCACTCCGTCCTCAAATGTTAGCACTCCTAGCATTTAAAGTCAAGAAACATTCATAGGGAGAAATTACGCATGTGCCCTCAGTTCATCAATAGGGCACTCTGTGCAAGCGTCCAGCACAACCAGCATTAATGGAGTACAAAAGGCATCCCACGCAATAAAAAAAGCACATCCAACAACTCCTTCAGCACATTCCAGCACTGCACTTTTCACATGACCGCCAAAATTGAGGCGCCAAgttcaaagaaacaaaaaagcaGCGGCACTATATAACCGTGTGGACCACAAGTTCCAAAAGCAACACAACTCCACACCTCCCTCCAGCAACTCCACGCCTCCCTCCATGGGTCTGGACCTCAACTTTCCACCAacagatgatgaagaagatgaccctTTTGGAGGTTTACTTCATGGCCAGGACCACCCACCTCCTGCTGGAGCCTACCCCATGGGAGCTGCTTATGGAGCACCATCTTTGCACCTCAACATGGCAACATATGAACCAGGTTAGACAATTTATTGGACCATTACATACAGTTTTCATGCATCCATACATAATTATGTTGTGAAAGGTTATCAATCAGGAATGAAATAAGAAAGTCAAGACATGAAACTAATGCTTGAGAAAGTGAATTCTGATATTTATGTTGGAACTACAACATTAATCAATACTCCACCTTATGTCCTTGAATGGTCTTCCTTTATCATCAACATAAGCTTCATTTATTTTTATCATCAACATAAGCTTCATTTATTTTTATCATCAACAGTACATGAAGAGGATGGGTTCATTGCACCTACAGCAGCATCAAACATTGATTTAAACTTTGCTTTGGAGGAAGAGGAGTCAGGTACAGTACATGCAAGGATAAGACTATCTCCAACCGTGGAAACCAAATAACGAtacaggccgtgtttggttgcaggttgtaaaaattttaaaaaggcatctttctatatttgaagtactaaacatagactaatcacaaaaataattacagaactcgtctgtaaatcgcgagacgaatctaatgagcctaattaatctgtcattagaggttatttactgtagcattactgtagcaatttagcaccTAATTACATCCTAATTAGgttccatgcaggtgccgggaaaaaattggaattttgattttgggaaccaaacacggcctcacATTCTTTGTTTTGGGTCATGCACACAGTAAATGGGTCGAGGCCAAAAACTCAGCTTCTCCAAGACTCCAACAGCAAACCGAGCCTTGCGCCTGCCTCCCCACCGCCGACGACGGCACAGCGCCGGCGCCCTTCGCCTCCCCACCGCCGATGCAGCAGGTCGCGTGCACCTCCTCCCCCACGCAGCAGGTCGgcgcgcctcccctccctccctcgtcaCACATCAGGATGAGCCTCCGCCTATTCAATTTCTTCCCCTTCCTCTATTAttgcctcctccaccttcttcACCGCCGGCAGCCGAAATTCGTCGTCTCCAGCAAGCGGTTCTCCAATTCCTCGCACGTACAGCACCCCCTCATCCTACTCGACCCATTCCGGTCCTCATCCTCTGCTTTCCCCTCTTCCCACAGGACCCCCCCTTCGGAGCTCCGCCTGTTCGTCGTTGTCGTCGCGAGGAGCGCCCACGCTGCCGCCCGTCTCGCCTCCTCGCTGCCATGGGGACCACCACAGCCCCAAGCAGCCCAGGTAGGCCCGGCCAGGGGGAGCTCGACCCCGCCGGCCAGGGCGAGCTCGATCccggctcctcctcgccgccagctCCTCCGCGCCCCGCTCTCCACCGCTGCCGCCCTGCCAGCGCTCCCCGCCTCGACAGCGGCTCCCTGTCGCGGCTGCGATTTGGGTCGAGGAGAGAGAGCGACCCATTTGTGGGTCTCGGGTGCTGTAGGTCTGTTCCAATAGATGCCATACAATTTTTTACCTTTCATTTATTTTTACTGCGCACGCACTCGATCCGCCGGAGCCCATGGAGAAGCCgtcgcgccgtcgtcgtcctctcCTTCCTCCGCTCCCTCTCCGTCTCCATCGCTTGACTCGCTTCATTCTCTCCCATCCCCGTCCTGTGCGACTGCGACTTGGGGAGAGGCGACGCCAGATCCGGCGCTCTGCGCCCATGGGGAGTTCCATCAGTAAACTTAAGCGTGGCCGTTCCCGTGCCACCCCGCGCCGCACTTGTCAAACCCTAATCTCCTCGAGCAAGGTTGAAGCTGCGCCAATGTCGGACAGGTGCGAGATCAGATCCGATGCCCATCCCATCCAAGGTGCATCGGGCGGTCCAGGGCAAGTTGCCCAAGTCTCCAATCTTGAGGCGACGCACAGAGGTTCATCTTCTCGACCGCCGCTGGGGCTTTTAAAGTTCCCTGGTAATGATTCGTTATTTGAGCATCTTTTCCTTTGGTTTGCTTAATTTCCCTCTACCGTTCACCACATTAACTGTTTTTTTTTGCCCCTTCAAATATCCTCTCGTGGCTTCCCGATGGCGAAATCAGATGAATTCAAATTACTGGAAATGGACAGGCTACTTCCTTGTGACTTGAAAAACACAAGTCcacctgccttgctgcagtacgATGCCTACCTTCACTGGTTTTACAACTCTCATAGAGGTCCTGCTCCTGTTGCATCCCTTGCTGATACTGCCTCCGTGGTAACCCACTCAATTCTCTGCTTATCTCTATAAAATCAGTACAAAATTGCTGTGTCGGGTCACGAAACTATTCGAAATTTGTAATTCTTTTAAAGAAATTATGCTAAAATTGTAAGTCTTGGATTTGCCCAATACAAATTTACTGCTGACTCTAATACATGATTCATACCAACTATAAGTGCTAGCAAATATGATAACTATTGTTAACGTACTTTTGCGGACACTGGATGCAACCGTGTGATCCATTTTGTGCCAAATAAATAGGAAACAAATAATTATTATTAGACTGTCATGAGAAAAGCCCTATTCTGGTACAGTCAAATCTTCCAATGCGGAATACTCTCTGTACAGACACCTCCAATCCAAATGGGGCTTCTCTATGAAACAATTCGTTGGGTATTTTCACCTTTTTAAAGCGTTTGAACCTATGTCCAGCACTGTTGCTTCTTTCATTGGGCTGAATGCTGTGACGCTAACTGCAGCGCCCACGAGGCTGTTTTTGTAATTGCTCCGCAGCTTTATATGCACAACAGGATTCACTTAAATTACACCATTTGTCATTGAAGTACTTATTGGGAATGATATGCATAAGTAATGATGGTTTCTTTCTTTGAAAGTGTTTGGAGAAGGAGGATAGCATGAGATCCTTGTGGGTTGCTTCACATGCCTATTCTAATACCAATGCTGGCACAGTGGCTCATTACATTGGTACCTATTTATGTACTGCGATTGAAGAAAAAGGTGAAATAGAACATCCATTTGGCATTGATGCTGCTGAGGTACATCTCAATCTCTTGGCTGTTTATTTTAGTTTGACTGATTGATTACCATATTGATTCTGTGTTAATGATTGAAAGAGAGGCTCACTAGTTTCTTGTATCGGTTATTTGCCCCGGAAAAAAAATGATGGTTTCAAAGTGTATTGCTATGGAAGCTGAGTTGATATCTGAATGGTTGAGGCATGGACGCCGTATCTTTTCCGATGATGAGTTCACCTTGTGCAATAACATCCGCACTGTTGCCGCTAAACTTTTTATTTCACGCCGGAAGTGGTCTTGTCCTATTGCTGCTGCCCTTCTGGTGCGTGCATGCCTGCCTATACCCAACCACATTCTGGTACACTTGTCTGATGTTTGTTTTACATGAGTTTGATCAATTTAATTTGCTCCATCAGGGTATCAGAAAGGAGGCTGAGTGGTTGATTAGGAACTTGAAGCATAATTCTGGTGGTTCCATTAGTACCTCCATGAAGATTCGACAATCTGCCTTAAAGTTTGCGTTGGAAAAGTATGGTGAGCTTGAACCATATAAAAATCAGGAGATTAGTGAAAGTGAAAGTGAAAGTGAAATGTCctctgatagtgatgatgatgtcgcTGGAATCGAAGATAACTACATGGTATGGTGTATGTTCTGGAAAAATatgtcttgattttttttttttttgcaaaatggagTCTCATGCTACAGTTGACTCACATGTATGATTTTGGTTTCTTGCCAGGGGGATTGCTGTGATGAAGACTACTTGAAACTTTATGGTTTCTTGCCAGGGGTATTGCTGTTTTGAAGACTACTTGAAACTTTTATCGATTAAATGCATGCTGAGACCAAATATATCAGTTGTTCTCCTTTGATGAATTTCTCTAGGACAAACTATCTCTGATCTTTCTTATGCTGCTGTAGTGGTCTAAGTCGTCCATTATGCAATgaattttcattttctttaagCACAGTTATGATGCAATgaattttcattttctttaagCACAGTTATGTCTGTTATTATTATT
This window of the Panicum virgatum strain AP13 chromosome 1K, P.virgatum_v5, whole genome shotgun sequence genome carries:
- the LOC120683763 gene encoding uncharacterized protein LOC120683763 → MEKPSRRRRPLLPPLPLRLHRLTRFILSHPRPVRLRLGERRRQIRRSAPMGSSISKLKRGRSRATPRRTCQTLISSSKVEAAPMSDRCEIRSDAHPIQGASGGPGQVAQVSNLEATHRGSSSRPPLGLLKFPDEFKLLEMDRLLPCDLKNTSPPALLQYDAYLHWFYNSHRGPAPVASLADTASVCLEKEDSMRSLWVASHAYSNTNAGTVAHYIGTYLCTAIEEKGEIEHPFGIDAAECIAMEAELISEWLRHGRRIFSDDEFTLCNNIRTVAAKLFISRRKWSCPIAAALLGIRKEAEWLIRNLKHNSGGSISTSMKIRQSALKFALEKYGELEPYKNQEISESESESEMSSDSDDDVAGIEDNYMGDCCDEDYLKLYGFLPGVLLF